Proteins found in one Rhodothermales bacterium genomic segment:
- a CDS encoding phage tail protein → MAQFTVNAQRFDPYKNFKFRVKWDGVYVAGVSKVGALKRTTKLVEHREGGDVSTSRKSPGRTEYGAITLERGVTHDVAFEQWANKVWNFGSGLGAEVSLADFRKDIIIEVMNEAGQVAISYRVFRCWVSEYQALPDLDANGEGVAIQMIKLENEGWERDYDVTEPAEPSFTEPAV, encoded by the coding sequence ATGGCTCAGTTCACCGTCAACGCGCAGCGGTTCGACCCGTACAAGAACTTCAAATTCCGCGTCAAGTGGGACGGCGTCTACGTCGCCGGCGTGAGCAAGGTCGGCGCGCTGAAGCGGACGACGAAGCTCGTCGAGCACCGCGAGGGCGGCGATGTCAGCACGAGCCGGAAGTCGCCCGGCCGCACCGAGTACGGGGCGATCACGCTGGAGCGCGGCGTGACGCACGACGTCGCCTTCGAGCAGTGGGCGAACAAGGTGTGGAACTTCGGCTCCGGCCTCGGCGCCGAGGTCTCGCTCGCCGACTTCCGCAAGGACATCATCATCGAGGTGATGAACGAAGCCGGGCAGGTGGCGATTTCCTACCGCGTGTTCCGCTGCTGGGTCTCCGAATACCAGGCTCTCCCCGACCTCGACGCGAACGGCGAGGGCGTGGCGATCCAGATGATCAAGCTCGAAAACGAAGGCTGGGAGCGCGACTACGACGTGACGGAGCCGGCCGAGCCGAGCTTCACCGAGCCCGCGGTCTGA